One genomic window of Ruminococcus gauvreauii includes the following:
- the hemW gene encoding radical SAM family heme chaperone HemW encodes MKQATELYLHIPFCVKKCEYCDFLSGPADAARQDAYAKALLREIENTVLPDDTEISSIFIGGGTPSVIPEEWIQHFLDKIRDRFCLAADAEITIEANPGTLNREKLSAYRRGGVNRLSIGLQSAVDSELKRLGRIHTFRDFQENFEEARNAGFSNINVDLMMALPGQNRASWRKSLETVAAFSPEHISAYSLIVEPGTPFAGQELDLPGEEEERQMYWETVDFLKFRGYEQYEISNFAKAGYECRHNIGYWMRTPYLGLGLGASSLIEENRFSNTENMGEYLTVSGEPDSIRKNRETLTAEEQMEEFMFLGLRMTKGVSENRFLQLYGADMDEIYGAVIARFVELGLMERANGRVRLSREGVSVSNAVMSEFLLSF; translated from the coding sequence ATGAAACAAGCGACAGAGCTGTATCTGCACATACCGTTTTGTGTGAAGAAATGTGAATACTGTGATTTTTTATCCGGTCCGGCAGACGCGGCACGGCAGGATGCCTACGCAAAGGCATTGCTTAGAGAAATTGAGAATACAGTGCTCCCGGATGATACGGAGATATCCTCCATTTTTATTGGAGGAGGTACGCCGTCTGTCATACCGGAGGAATGGATTCAACATTTTCTGGACAAAATAAGAGACAGGTTTTGTCTTGCCGCGGATGCCGAGATAACAATAGAGGCAAATCCCGGTACACTGAACAGGGAAAAGCTGTCTGCTTACCGCAGGGGAGGCGTCAACAGACTCAGCATCGGGCTGCAGTCTGCGGTTGACAGTGAACTGAAACGCCTTGGCAGGATTCATACGTTCCGGGATTTTCAGGAGAATTTCGAGGAAGCCAGAAATGCCGGTTTTTCAAACATCAATGTAGATCTGATGATGGCCCTGCCCGGTCAGAACCGTGCATCATGGAGGAAGAGCCTTGAGACTGTGGCGGCCTTTTCACCGGAACACATTTCCGCTTACAGTCTGATCGTTGAGCCGGGTACCCCGTTTGCAGGACAGGAACTTGATTTGCCCGGTGAGGAAGAAGAGAGGCAGATGTACTGGGAAACTGTGGACTTTCTGAAGTTCCGCGGTTACGAACAGTATGAGATCTCAAATTTTGCAAAGGCGGGATATGAATGCCGCCATAATATTGGGTATTGGATGCGGACACCGTATCTCGGCCTCGGCCTCGGAGCCTCATCTCTGATTGAAGAGAACAGGTTTTCAAACACGGAGAACATGGGGGAATACCTGACAGTGAGCGGCGAGCCTGACAGCATTCGGAAAAACAGGGAAACACTGACTGCCGAAGAACAGATGGAGGAATTCATGTTCCTGGGTCTGCGGATGACGAAGGGAGTATCTGAAAACAGATTTTTGCAGCTGTACGGGGCTGATATGGACGAAATTTACGGTGCCGTGATCGCCAGATTCGTGGAGCTGGGTCTGATGGAACGCGCAAACGGCAGAGTGCGTCTGTCCAGAGAGGGAGTATCTGTGAGTAACGCTGTTATGTCGGAGTTCCTTCTGTCCTTCTGA